The DNA region NNNNNNNNNNNNNNNNNNNNNNNNNNNNNNNNNNNNNNNNNNNNNNNNNNNNNNNNNNNNNNNNNNNNNNNNNNNNNNNNNNNNNNNNNNNNNNNNNNNNNNNNNNNNNNNNNNNNNNNNNNNNNNNNNNNNNNNNNNNNNNNNNNNNNNNNNNNNNNNNNNNNNNNNNNNNNNNNNNNNNNNNNNNNNNNNNNNNNNNNNNNNNNNNNNNNNNNNNNNNNNNNNNNNNNNNNNNNNNNNNNNNNNNNNNNNNNNNNNNNNNNNNNNNNNNNNNNNNNNNNNNNNNNNNNNNNNNNNNNNNNNNNNNNNNNNNNNNNNNNNNNNNNNNNNNNNNNNNNNNNNNNNNNNNNNNNNNNNNNNNNNNNNNNNNNNNNNNNNNNNNNNNNNNNNNNNNNNNNNNNNNNNNNNNNNNNNNNNNNNNNNNNNNNNNNNNNNNNNNNNNNNNNNNNNNNNNNNNNNNNNNNNNNNNNNNNNNNNNNNNNNNNNNNNNNGAAAATTCTGTCCGTGAAAGTAAGCGCCTCCCTTTTACTGTAATGGGAAAGATACTTTTGCAAAAGACAATGGTAGGATATTTACCCTTTAATTCAATGGtaatatctatatattaataGGCTAGCAATATTTTGTCTCGCTAAAAACTCCCAAACTACGCAacagaattaaacaaataaggtGTCGTTTTAAAGGTATTGTTATGTAGATGTGCAATAAGgtcttaaattatgaaaatttcctttaattaattaataaaattaataatttagtttcaaccAATGAGAATTCAGCAAATCATTTTTCGGGTGGTTCGCATAAGCATTGTTTCCGTAAGCATCGTTTGATTTAAAGCATTTCTGAATTAATAgattgataaacaaaaataagagtggataaaaaaaaacggaactgaatttcttaaaaaaagaattcaatatctttagttcctttgataaatttttagtttcatgataaattttttgtttcgttacaATAGAATGGCAATGGCATCGTGCGAATATTCAAACCAAAACAAACGTGCGAATATTCAAACCAAAACAAACTTtctacaaacaattattttgatttgagatttaaaacgatatcttagttatttagttctatttttatttatttagtgccTGCTGCCTAAATAAAATGCCTGCTATCAGGCGTCGAAATATCTCTGGCAGACGTCAGAGAAATGAATGGCGGAATTCTAAACGGGAAAGCATTTCTCGCCGAAGGGAATCGCCACCTCTACAAATTCGAGATTTTTACAAATCTGCATTGACTGTTCATGACGATTGTGACCCCTTTACTATTGGATCTATGacttttatttgtaacttttgtCATGCTAAGCATTTTATGTTAGAGAAGACAGGAAGTAGCAATGAATATGGTATTTGCTGTCAGAAAGGCAAGGTTGATCTTCCTTTATTGTCGCATTCacaatattttgagaatttgaTTACTGGTGTAACATCTTTAGACCATACTGCAAAGAAACGATCCCAAAATTATTTGGACAATATTCGCTCCTATAATTCTGCATTTGCCATGATAAGTTCTGAGACACACTTAGATGAAAGTGTAACCGGTGgaatgtatcattttaaaatccatgACACATTTTACCATAGTGTTGGTTCACTTATACCAAGTGAAGGTTGTCAGCCAAAGTACGCTCAGAATTACTTTTATGATGAAGATACAGCAGTTGAACACAGAATGCGTGAACAAGCTAATGTCAAATGTGATGCGAGCATTATGCATGAAATAGCTGTATATCTGAACAGAGTGAATTCATATGTCCAATCTTTTCAAACAATGGGTGATCTCTGTAGGAATTCCAGTGATGGAAATGAAAAGGAAATGTGCATGCACATCACTGTCAACGCGTCGTCTGATCAACGACGATACAATGATGCCACAAGTACAGATGTTAGCAATCTTTTGATGCTTAGATGGAGTACCTCCTGGGGTAAAAGCTGTGTATTAAAAACTgtgtaaaaaagtattaaaaactcTGCTATGTGATGAAGATAAAGAATCAAATGAGAAAGTGTTTTGCTTAACTGCACACGCTGGATGTGGGAAAACATTTGTTCAAAAAGCCGTAAATTGCATTCAATGCAGCATGATTGCATTTCATGTGCCTTTAGTGGTATAGCTGCCAGTTTGCTTGAAGGAGGAAGAGCTCTCCATAATGTTTCTAAATTGCCCATCCcacttttagaaaattctgTATCTGGCATCACAGCGAACAGCAGACATGCTATAAGGTTCCTCCAAtcatctttaataattattgatgaaGTTTCCATGTGTCCGGTCTATGCCATACAAGTAATTGACAGTTTACTTCGAGATATCGCCTCCAATGGTGacaaagaaaagttatttgGTGGAGAAACTGTCTTGCTTTGTGGAGATTTTCAGCAAACTTTGCCAGTTGTACCCCACTCTGGTCGCGCAGGAATAGTTGAGAGCTGTGTGAAATCCTGGCCATTTTGGTctcaaatcataaaaatgacGCTAACTCAAAACATGAGAGCCTTGCCAAGTGAAcgtgaatttattaaatttcttaaggaAATTGGCAATGGTACCCCTGATGATCTAATTAAGATACCAAACTTTCTGATCAGCTCTGCTTCTATCATTGATGAAATTTAGGGTAATATTCCGGAAATTGTTCAAACTCCTGAGATAACAAATCGAGCAATATTGGCTCCGAAGAATGAAGATTGCGAGGAGATTAATCACCAAGTTTTAAGAATGATGCCAGGTGAAGAAAGAACTTACATCAGTTGTGACTCTGTGGTTACTGACAACGAACATGAACAGACTCTCTATCccactgaatttttaaatagcctTTCAGTGAGTGGCTTACCTCCTCACAAActcacattgaaaaaaaatgccattGTTTTACTGATACGTAACCTTAACACTTCAAAGGCACTTATTAATGGTACGAGAATGCGCGTCAAAAGGTTGCACCAGAACTGTTTAGATTGCGAAGTTTTAACAGGTGCTTCATCTGGACAGCGAATTTTGATTCcaagaataaatttgaaaagctcTGGAACACTActaccatttattttaaacagaattcaATTTCCGATGATTCTTGCTTTTGCTATGACAATAAACAAATCACAAGGACAATCAATTAATAAGGTTGGTATTTACTTACCGCAACCAGTTTTTGCAAATGGACAGTTGTATGTGGCTGCCAGTCGAGCCCGATTATTTGATagcttaaagttttttattgctGATACAGATGAGCaaggacatttaaaaaatgatcagagagtctttacaaaaaatatagtttataaagaacttttgtgaacaaaactattttgttttatgtttaatacCCATCGGAAGTAGGCAAGGGGACCTTCCAGAATCAAAACTCCCCATGAGAAATGAGATATGGCGACCTCCTCGCGGTATTTCTCGGGTAATGCTAACAgccatacatttaaatttaacaattaggtataacacattttattcaaaatggactcaaatcattaaaatgataCTCACCCAAAACACTTGAGCCTTGCCAAGTGAACATAAATTTACTGAATTTCTTCACAAAATTGACAATGATACCTCTGGTCATCTTAAAGCCATCATTGATGAAATTTACCGTTATATTCCAGAAATTGCTCAAACTTCTGATAACAAATCGAGCAATATTGCCTCCGATGAATGAAGATTGCGAAGAAATCAAAtccaaacttttaaaagattgaTGCCCGATGAAGAGAGACTATACATCAGTTATGATTTGGTGGTTACAGACAATGATCACGAGCAAACGCTTTATCcctctgaatttttaaatagtctttcTGTGAGTGACTTACCTCCTCACAAACTCATATTGAAAGAAAACGCCATTGTGTCGAAAATTTTCATCGGAACAGTTTAGTTTGCGTAGTTTTAACTGGTGTTACGTGTGGACAACAAATTTTGATACAAAGAATACATTTCAAAAGTTCAGGGACACTACTGccatttatttttgacataattCAATTTCCGGTGATTCTATTTTTCGCAATGACAATAAACAAATCCTCATAAAAATGACGCTTACCCAAAACATGCGAACCTTGCAAAGTTAATGGGattgtattaaatttctaaataaaattggcAATGGTACATTTGGTGATCTTATTGAGATATATTCTCTGCTACAGCTCCAAATTTCTCAGCTACATGAAGAAAAGATAATCAAATTGTGAAGGGGGCAGAGAAgtgtataaatttcattaagtaattgatttcaatatctggcatttttattttaaaatttaaatttgttaaaatgtttttataagattgCGAAGCAATATGCAATGGAACTGCGAAGCAGTtctgggggttggcgagcgtagcgagcagggggcggagtcccctagtaactttttatttgtggTTATGGTGCTGACCTGGTCGATGAAGTTGATATTGTCTAAAAGTGTGCAAACATTGAAAATTCGTAGGACTGcttcaaaaagcaaaaaaaaatttaaggaatataaGAGAAGTAAGGGAGCCCTCCCTTTTTACATTTACCCAATAGGTAAtggtaataataatacaatgaaaaaaatattttccttaaaaagcaACTACACTGTAATAcatattacattttcaaatgaaGGAAGCAAGACCATCAAAGGCAGTGAAACTTAAAGGTCACTTTTACAAacttcagtaattttattaaaataaattatacttctaAACGAAAGTGGAAGCTCTAGAAACATTTCACTGCTgaagaatttcttttcaatataacGTATCTCCATATTTTTTCCTCCTTAATTTAGTATTACATCCAGTTACATTATAATATTGTACGCAAATTGCAtcggaaaagaaatattacataaaataaaaaattttgaaaacgaatctgaaaagtaatattacaatTTGTCGTGCAAAATCAGACCATTAAAGACGGTGAAACTGAATGTTTAAGATCACTCTTACAAACTTTAgctatttcagaaagaaaaaatactttatgtaGTTAAACAAAAGCGCCcctcaagaaatttttcattgctgcaaaatttcttttcaatctaATTTATCTCCATATCTTCTTTCCGGAACAACTTAGTATTGCATCCAATTACATAGGAATTCCAGTTATTATTACTCCACGAAGAAAACTTGAGCGGTATCAAATATGACGCATAAAGATTTCatttcaaacttcttttttttctaagttccTCTTTCACGCCTACAgatcttttagaaatttttttgcttcacGGAAACAGACGCCAACTCGAAATGGAAAAGAGAAGATGCAAAAACCTTATTTAATTCCAATGCTCAATATTGTCGCCAAGTTCCCCCGGGGTAAAAGATCAATCTCAGGCGTATAACGAAATAAAGCTAAGTGCATGAGTATCGGACAGAAGCAGAGCTTGGAAGTACATCAAAGATAGCGATATCAGGaccagtaaatttaatttacactttGTCGCTGATTCTCGAAGGTTCCTTTTCTCGAAGAACTTTGTCTGTGACACACTTTGAAGACAAGTGACTTAGATCTGCACtgcaatagaattaaaattcttagaCCTTGAactgatattttgaagaaatagaaatttaaaaaaaaaattttgtcgtAATGCGTCGTTGATACACTCTTGTATGCTTTCACAGAAtcgatattgaaaaatatatatatatatgactgAAGATTACGTGTTTCGTCTTCCTCcgatttctgataatttttctgttatatgAGATATctgaaataagatttaatagaaaaattaggtTGGCGAAAAAGTTTCTCCCAACAGCTCCGATTCTTCTTTAAGGGTTTGAGAACTGCTTTTTTTAACTGCATAgccataaaattctaaataaactcaaattaattttatctaaaataatcgattagagataaaattaaaatttaaaaaaatattttgtaggcTTGGCTTTTTGAAACAcacgttaaaaattttattgaaaatttattaatacaaaaattgtgAATCAGAGATGTTTGCTATCTTAAAGTTATAGTTATTCAAAAAAGGAGCTTGTGGCGCGTtctttgatattaaattatttttcgattgCTGTGTCCAGTAAGGTCAAAAAACAACGTGAACGTGGTGAACTATGCGAGTCGCGTCACCGAATCTGTTTTTCTGAAGTCTTATGAATCCACGCGTTTTACAGTTACGCTTTTGACACGTGTTTCTCGCAACACGTGTCAAAGGCGTAACCGTAAACAAACACGTGGATTCATCTGGGGAGTATATTACTGTACAAATAGAGAAACCACTTGGAAATGAAGGACTATCACCACACTCTTGTTGTTTCGTAATCTTGCCAGCTGTCAGGAATCCTAGTGACACACCAATGTCGTTCATATTTTAAGTAGTATATTTCTATCAAAGTATATCACAGCAGTTAATGCAGTGTTATAGACGTTTTGGGTTTATAAACTTTGCCAATGGGAAGCTAaacgaaattttgaaattttaaatcaggattttttatttggatttatgtgcgcattatttattaaaatattatgtaaatacaaataagcattaaaaatttaaaaaatagattatggGGAAAAACTCAAaccaaaaattgctaaaattaattaaatatcgctcaatagctaaaatttattatttttccagaaTTCTTGCTTTATAATactcatgataccttagagaatAGACTACATATtagtattcatatattttacagcaaatatTGAAACTCATTAGGCAAAGAAGGCctttgcaattaattattttatagctgtaaaatataaaagaaaagtttaataaattagtcTCTACTCTATTCTATactcatatatataaaaagcattcatgcaaaatttcaagtaatttgaaCTAGAATATTTTGAGACATTTAATTTAGACTTATGGGAAATAaccaaaaaattagttttgagaaaaagacaaataagacacaattataaaattaacaaccaatatatgttttttttcttctaaataatcATAACTTCTATTCTATTTGACAGATATGAAATTTGCACGgttttagtaagaaaaaagttcatagtttaattttatgtaataaaaaacgaaaaaaaaaagaaattttatgaaaattggtTTATAGTCGAGTACTTTGTATCCCTATGCCAACAACAGCATAGAAAAGCATCACCGCTGCTGTTATGAACTTTAATAGAAATtctctattaaatatatatatatatatataaagaaaNtatatatatattgttttttttctgtagagtTTCCTGATGTCTCtataaagtttttcaattaaaattaaataaaagagagaCACTACAGAAAAATAATGAGCAAGATAAGatatgaataagaaaattttgatgcagACGGTAGGAAGAAAAAGAACACTTTGTAATctgatttaataacttaaaattagattGTTCAAACTTCCTAATTAGAATATCTCAAGCATTCTtcttaaggtataaaaattacgTTCTGTTTCATGAAAACCAGGACATTAGAGCAAACGTAATTTTAGTTGTTTCCGAATATCGAactgaatttgttattttataaaggaaataaaaaactgtCAGTAATTGAAAAGCAGAATCATTATATTAATCGAAAAATAGTATTtgctaaaaatgcatttaaaagcacataaaataaaaatgcgtaCAACTGAACAATTTTGTAGCATATTTActtcattacattaaaaactaataa from Parasteatoda tepidariorum isolate YZ-2023 chromosome 2, CAS_Ptep_4.0, whole genome shotgun sequence includes:
- the LOC139427241 gene encoding uncharacterized protein; this translates as MPAIRRRNISGRRQRNEWRNSKRESISRRRESPPLQIRDFYKSALTVHDDCDPFTIGSMTFICNFCHAKHFMLEKTGSSNEYGICCQKGKVDLPLLSHSQYFENLITGVTSLDHTAKKRSQNYLDNIRSYNSAFAMISSETHLDESVTGGMYHFKIHDTFYHSVGSLIPSEGCQPKYAQNYFYDEDTAVEHRMREQANVKCDASIMHEIAVYLNRVNSYVQSFQTMGDLCRNSSDGNEKEMCMHITVNASSDQRRYNDATSTDVSNLLMLRWSTSWGKSCVLKTV
- the LOC139427242 gene encoding ATP-dependent DNA helicase PIF1-like; translated protein: MMPGEERTYISCDSVVTDNEHEQTLYPTEFLNSLSVSGLPPHKLTLKKNAIVLLIRNLNTSKALINGTRMRVKRLHQNCLDCEVLTGASSGQRILIPRINLKSSGTLLPFILNRIQFPMILAFAMTINKSQGQSINKVGIYLPQPVFANGQLYVAASRARLFDSLKFFIADTDEQGHLKNDQRVFTKNIVYKELL